One genomic window of Halanaerobium saccharolyticum subsp. saccharolyticum DSM 6643 includes the following:
- a CDS encoding RpnC/YadD family protein: MKILHTSFIDDDYAKIFADILELIKKLNDAESILEYFTTGMKYILEIKDYDFDVMHNKVNLIIPERSETFMSTANKLREEGKLDGIKKGIKEGRKEELIETIVHLTVKKLDIDSFPKELEKSLYNNEIGTLKIIRDNLLTIKSLEDLEEYLN, translated from the coding sequence TTGAAAATTCTACACACCAGTTTTATTGATGATGATTACGCTAAAATATTCGCTGACATATTAGAGCTGATCAAAAAATTGAATGATGCTGAGTCTATTTTAGAATATTTTACAACAGGAATGAAATATATACTTGAAATTAAGGATTATGATTTTGATGTCATGCATAATAAAGTTAATTTAATCATCCCCGAAAGGAGTGAGACTTTTATGTCTACAGCTAATAAGTTGCGTGAAGAAGGTAAATTAGATGGAATTAAAAAAGGGATTAAAGAAGGTAGAAAAGAAGAACTTATAGAAACGATAGTACACTTGACAGTAAAAAAATTAGATATTGATTCATTTCCTAAAGAATTAGAAAAATCCCTATATAATAATGAGATTGGAACTTTAAAAATAATTAGAGATAATCTGTTAACTATTAAATCACTTGAGGATTTAGAAGAATATTTAAACTAA
- a CDS encoding Rpn family recombination-promoting nuclease/putative transposase, with amino-acid sequence MATPHDKFFKEMFSKKEVAESFIKNYFPQDLLELFNTDDLEITKDSFVDEDLKEFFSDVVYRVKLNDHDAFIYCLFEHKSYPDKKVSLQLLKYMTKIWNLYLKQKNSGKLPVILPLLIHHGGKRYNIDKRFSSRFNIQANTKKFIPDFEYLLFDFSKYSDLEIIGSI; translated from the coding sequence ATGGCAACTCCCCATGATAAGTTTTTTAAAGAAATGTTTAGTAAAAAAGAAGTGGCGGAATCATTTATCAAAAACTATTTTCCCCAGGACCTTTTAGAACTTTTTAATACTGATGACTTAGAAATTACTAAAGACTCTTTTGTTGACGAAGACTTAAAAGAATTCTTTTCTGATGTTGTATACCGGGTTAAATTAAATGACCATGACGCTTTTATTTACTGTCTTTTCGAACACAAAAGTTACCCAGATAAAAAAGTTTCGCTTCAACTACTGAAATATATGACTAAAATCTGGAATCTATATTTAAAACAAAAAAATTCTGGCAAACTGCCAGTTATCCTCCCCCTCTTGATTCACCATGGCGGAAAGAGGTATAATATAGATAAGAGATTCAGCTCCAGGTTTAATATTCAAGCAAATACAAAAAAATTTATTCCAGACTTTGAATATTTACTTTTTGACTTTTCTAAGTATAGTGATCTGGAGATTATAGGAAGTATATAG